ATCGCTTACATAAAGATTTTCTAGTTCATGGGCCTTACAGTTGCGATCAAGAACCGAGGTGTTCGGGTCATCTCCAAATCTACATCCTCCGGCAACTAAGTTAGGCGGCGGAGCACTTGAGATGTTATACTCTATCTCAACGGCGCCCATCTTTTCTAAAACGTTGAGGGCTTTTTTTGCCAAAAACTCACCCACTTCTATATCCTGTTTATGTCCATAAAGATTGATAACACCTACGGGCATACCGTATTTATCTTTCTCCTCTTTATCAACATCTACAAAACATCTGTCGGTAGGCAACCAGTCGTTAAAAACTTCAAATGTCAAAACACGGGAGGTTGTGAGTCTTTTATGGATTTTCTCCATCAAGGCCTCACCCCACATTAGATTACCCTTGTCATCATACACTTCTTGATTGACACGGGATATAATATTTTGATGTTCAAATAAAAAGTCGATCGTCCCCCCTTTATACAACTTTTCACCCTCTTTATACTCATACCAGTCTTGCAGACTTCTGTTAAAAAAGACTCCAACCTCCATCAACTCTTGTTGCTGTTGTTTTGAAAGCTTTTCAAAAATAAAGCGTCCGCTTCCCATCCCACCGGCAGAGAAGATAAGATTTTTTCCAACTTGGTTATTGTTATTGGCCAAACCGTGTGGAAAGTACTTATCTTTTGAGTTGAGTAGCAATCTTGATGTCTCGATCGCTTGAGCTGCCAATACAAATATCTTCGCATTTACCACGTGGGTAATATTGTGTTTTGTTTTATAGTACGCTTTATTCACCCTCTTCCCATCACTCTCCAAGCGATACACAAAAGCATCTGTAACTATCTTTGCATCACATTTCTGCAGCAGTGCAGCCCTTGCACTCCCCTTTGCTCCGCTGGCACATCCATAACTTCCGCAAAAGTTTGAATAGTAACAGCTGTTGCGCTCTAAGGAATCTTGAGAAAGGATAGCGCGAGGTGTCGGGATAGAGGTGTAACCTAAAGCATCACACGCACGATCAAACCATTTTACGGCACCGTTTGTTTTCAGATCTGGAAATGGAAACTGCGGAGTTGTCCGCTGCTCTTGAAACTTATGTGCAACCACTCTACCGCTCACCCCTATAACTTTTTCCACTTTGTCATAGTAAGGCTCTAACTCTTCATACGATATGGGCCAGTCGACAATATTTGCACCCTCTATTGCACCATAAGTTGAGAGCAGTTTAAAATCTTGCGGTTTGAGTCTATGAAAATAACCACTCATTAAGTTAGAAGAGCCTCCAACCAAAGAACCGTTCCAAAAATTCCAGTTATATTCAGCCCCGTCATAACGATTATACTGCCCATCTTTATATTCATTAATGATATGTTTTTGTTCACTTAGCGGCGGTGTAAACATCTCCCGTCTCGATACGGCCAATTCATCTTTATTGAAATCTTTTTCACTGTAGTACTCACCCTTTTCAAGTACAATAACTTTATACCCTGCACGTGAGAGCTCATACGCGATCGGAGCACCACCGGCTCCACTTCCGACTATACAAATATCATACATCAGATATACACCTTTTTTGGACGGGGGATGCCACCTTGAAACTCTAACCATTTCCAACCGGCTTGTTTATTATTTCCGCCGTAGATCGGGTCACCTAACATCGCTTCAAAGGTGTAATTCATAATATCATACAGAAAACTTTCACCCCACGAAGTTTTTGCAATGCTCTGCAATAAAGATTCACGTTGATGTTTTGCAAGTTTTACATACTCTTTGTGATAAGATTTGATCGATTCTTCATTCAACCATTTCACACCGTTTTTTAAAAACTCTTTATCGCTTTTTGCGATTCTTTTATGCTTGAAGACAATATGCATATATGAGATCACATGGATCTCTAACTCTTCAGCCTGTGGCACAAGATCGTTTTGGAGTACTTTAATCGTTGCATAGGGTGTAGTAACGCCAAAAAGAGTACATCCGTTAAACAAAAAAACCGAAGAGCTTAAAAAGCCGTATTGTAAAAACTTTCTTCTTGAATTATTCATATCAATTATTATATACCTTTTTTATATAATTACATTCTCTTTTACTTACTTTTATCTTTTAAACATCAAATGACTTTTATCCAAATGTTCTATATTTTTTAGCCCTATTATTGCTAAAAGTGAACGTACACCGTGCACTAATTGTGCATGATAATTTGCAATATTATGTGCTTTTTTTTCTACTAAAAATGATGCTCTTTTTCGTTTGTTCTGAGTAGCTAAGCCAACAGGACAGTCTCTGCCGTTTGCACCTGAACATTCCCTTGCACGTATGCATCCTGCACTCATCATAAATGCCCGTGCTATTGCAACATAATCAGCTCCCATAGCAAATAATATCACTGCATCATCAGGTGTTAAAACTTTTTCACTGGCAATCAACTTTACTTGCTCTCTTACTCCATACTCATGTAAAGTTTTATCTGCCAACTCTAAAGCTTCTACAATCCCCATACCTACATTAAGCATCATCTCTAAAGGTGCTGCTCCGCTACCACCCTCTTTACCGTCAATAGTTATAAAGTCTGGATAGTTTTGTGTTTTATCCTCAATATTTTTCTGAATCAGTTTCACATACACTTCAAAATCTTCCTGACTTGATACTACAATCTTAATCCCTACCGGTTTATTAGATAAACTTTTTAAATATCCTATAAATGTGAATAACTCTTCTATTGTGTGGGCAAAGGGAAATTGATTCGGAGAAAAAAGATCTTTATACGGCTCTACACCCCTATAATATGCAATTTCCGGGCTCACTTTGGTTGCAAGCAATTTACCTCCCGTTTGTTTGGCTCCTTGTGCTATTTTAATCTCTGTCATACGACAGAAACTCATTGTTTTTTGATATCTTTGTTTAGAAAAGTTTTTATCTTGGTCTCGTACGCCGTAGAGTCCGCTTCCCATTTGAAAAATAATATCGGGGATATCGTCTGGGACCTCTTTTGGAAACGCTTCAAATTCAGCATTCCAGTTTACTCTGTAAAAAACAAGTTCCTCTTTGTCAAAAAGATAACTATCCGGTGCTTGTGAATAAACAACTAGATGTTTATAAACTTTCTGCGCTAAAGCGTGATTGATCATATATTTCACCACTATATACACAGATTTTGCAAAAAAAGTCCCTTCAAATGTTTCAAAAAACTTGCACTCTCTAGTAAATTTATGGGTATACAAAAAGTTGGATGTTAAACTTCCCTCTCCCGTATTTATCGGAAATCCACCGATGTATGCCCCTTTTGCAAATGCTCGTGTCCCCTCCGGAGAGATAGCACCGTCACTCATGGCACTACGACCAAAAATTGAGCGCGTTGTAAAAGGGTGTTTCAATCCCCTGCCAAATGTAACACTAAAATCTTTTTGTACCTCATCACTATCCAAGACAATATTTGCATTCTTTATCCCGAATTTTGTGTTTTTTATTGGTTGTGAAGGGGAAAATGATGTATAAACAGGTTTCCCCTCTGCGGCATTGTAAACCCATTTCACTTTATCGAATGAATCGTAAAATTTTTCATCACCGAAATATTGGCGCATTGGATCACGTAAAGCATAAAAAATATAACGCAACCTACCTATAAGAGGATAGTTAATCAATAGTTGATCTTCCCTTTGTATATATCTGTCATACACAAATAAAACAATAGATATTATTATAAAAAGCACTAAAAATGCTTTTAATAAAAACATCAAGATAGGAAACTCAACAGCTCCTATCTTATGAGTAAACTCTAATAACGCTTCCATAATTAATTTTTATCTCCGAAAATCATGTTATCCAATGAAAATTTTCCACCTCCATGGGATAAAAAGATAAATAAAAACAACATATAATAAAGAGGAATCTCAAAACCATTATCTCCTGCACTAAAACCATGTGGCAGATGCACTGTAATGATAGCTACGATCATAATAACAATTAACGGTATCGAAATAGCTCTTGTAAAGAGTCCCAATGTTAACAAGACAACTCCTGTTATCTCAGTAGTTGCTGCCATATAAGCATTTAATGTGGGCATTGGTATCCCAATAGTACCAAACCATTCAGCAACGGCCGAGATATCACTCCACTTCATCATAGCCGGTTCATAAAAACCGTATGCAAGTATCAACCTTGCGAACAATAATGACAGAGACTTGAGATATTCAGCAAGTCTCGAAAATTCAAGGTATACATCTTTGATAAGCATAATCTACTCCTCAAAGTGCAGGTGTTACGATCCACATTTTCCTGCACCGCATTTCATACTTTTTTTAGACTCTTTTTTCTTCGCACCGCATTTGCCGTCACGCTTCATCTCTCTGTTGTCCATCATCCCGTTACCGTTACCACATTTGCCATCACGCTTCATCATATTACTGTTACCGCATTTACCGTCACGCTTCATTTCCCTTTTTTCCATGTTACCGTTACCACATTTTCCCATGCCATTTTCCGCACTTAATGTAGTAGCACCAAACGCTACAAATAACATTGCCGAAGCGACTAAACTCATTAATCCTACTCTTTTCATTTTGTATCCTTTTGTATTAAGTTAAAAACATTGTATAATTTTTGTGTGTAGGATTTGTGTAGATTATATAAAAGGTTTGATGTGTATAAAAAAGTATTACTTTTACATGGATGGGGCGGAAGTGACTTTCCCCACTGGCAAAGCTGGTTGGCAAGTGAAATAGCAAAAGAGTACGGATGTGTAAACTTTTTAAAATTCAGCGATTTCGATGCACCTAAACTTGAAAAATGGAGAATAGAAGCACTTCAAGCTATAAAAGAGTTCAAGCCTGATATTGTAATTTGTCACTCTTTAGCAAATACTTTATGGTTTCATTTATGTAATCAAGGCCTTACATCTACGGTAAAACATCTCTACCTCGTTGCACCCCCTAGTTTAAACTGTGAAATTCAAGAGCTTCAAGAGTTTTTTCCCGTTAGCGTTCCAAACAAACTTTATGCAGAAGATACAACACTCATCTATTCTACAAATGACCCCTATATGAAAATAGAAGAAGCGGAAACATTACAAAAAGAGCTCGATGTAAGAACTATAGTGCTTCATAATGCGGGACATATTAATACCCATAGTAATTTTGGGAAATGGGAATGGATTTTAGA
Above is a window of Sulfurimonas marina DNA encoding:
- a CDS encoding GMC family oxidoreductase is translated as MYDICIVGSGAGGAPIAYELSRAGYKVIVLEKGEYYSEKDFNKDELAVSRREMFTPPLSEQKHIINEYKDGQYNRYDGAEYNWNFWNGSLVGGSSNLMSGYFHRLKPQDFKLLSTYGAIEGANIVDWPISYEELEPYYDKVEKVIGVSGRVVAHKFQEQRTTPQFPFPDLKTNGAVKWFDRACDALGYTSIPTPRAILSQDSLERNSCYYSNFCGSYGCASGAKGSARAALLQKCDAKIVTDAFVYRLESDGKRVNKAYYKTKHNITHVVNAKIFVLAAQAIETSRLLLNSKDKYFPHGLANNNNQVGKNLIFSAGGMGSGRFIFEKLSKQQQQELMEVGVFFNRSLQDWYEYKEGEKLYKGGTIDFLFEHQNIISRVNQEVYDDKGNLMWGEALMEKIHKRLTTSRVLTFEVFNDWLPTDRCFVDVDKEEKDKYGMPVGVINLYGHKQDIEVGEFLAKKALNVLEKMGAVEIEYNISSAPPPNLVAGGCRFGDDPNTSVLDRNCKAHELENLYVSDASFMPTGGSVPYTWTIYANSFRVAEQIKKEMKK
- a CDS encoding gluconate 2-dehydrogenase subunit 3 family protein — its product is MNNSRRKFLQYGFLSSSVFLFNGCTLFGVTTPYATIKVLQNDLVPQAEELEIHVISYMHIVFKHKRIAKSDKEFLKNGVKWLNEESIKSYHKEYVKLAKHQRESLLQSIAKTSWGESFLYDIMNYTFEAMLGDPIYGGNNKQAGWKWLEFQGGIPRPKKVYI
- a CDS encoding FMN-binding glutamate synthase family protein, with translation MEALLEFTHKIGAVEFPILMFLLKAFLVLFIIISIVLFVYDRYIQREDQLLINYPLIGRLRYIFYALRDPMRQYFGDEKFYDSFDKVKWVYNAAEGKPVYTSFSPSQPIKNTKFGIKNANIVLDSDEVQKDFSVTFGRGLKHPFTTRSIFGRSAMSDGAISPEGTRAFAKGAYIGGFPINTGEGSLTSNFLYTHKFTRECKFFETFEGTFFAKSVYIVVKYMINHALAQKVYKHLVVYSQAPDSYLFDKEELVFYRVNWNAEFEAFPKEVPDDIPDIIFQMGSGLYGVRDQDKNFSKQRYQKTMSFCRMTEIKIAQGAKQTGGKLLATKVSPEIAYYRGVEPYKDLFSPNQFPFAHTIEELFTFIGYLKSLSNKPVGIKIVVSSQEDFEVYVKLIQKNIEDKTQNYPDFITIDGKEGGSGAAPLEMMLNVGMGIVEALELADKTLHEYGVREQVKLIASEKVLTPDDAVILFAMGADYVAIARAFMMSAGCIRARECSGANGRDCPVGLATQNKRKRASFLVEKKAHNIANYHAQLVHGVRSLLAIIGLKNIEHLDKSHLMFKR
- a CDS encoding HvfX family Cu-binding RiPP maturation protein; translated protein: MLIKDVYLEFSRLAEYLKSLSLLFARLILAYGFYEPAMMKWSDISAVAEWFGTIGIPMPTLNAYMAATTEITGVVLLTLGLFTRAISIPLIVIMIVAIITVHLPHGFSAGDNGFEIPLYYMLFLFIFLSHGGGKFSLDNMIFGDKN
- a CDS encoding HvfA family oxazolone/thioamide-modified RiPP metallophore; amino-acid sequence: MKRVGLMSLVASAMLFVAFGATTLSAENGMGKCGNGNMEKREMKRDGKCGNSNMMKRDGKCGNGNGMMDNREMKRDGKCGAKKKESKKSMKCGAGKCGS
- a CDS encoding RBBP9/YdeN family alpha/beta hydrolase: MYKKVLLLHGWGGSDFPHWQSWLASEIAKEYGCVNFLKFSDFDAPKLEKWRIEALQAIKEFKPDIVICHSLANTLWFHLCNQGLTSTVKHLYLVAPPSLNCEIQELQEFFPVSVPNKLYAEDTTLIYSTNDPYMKIEEAETLQKELDVRTIVLHNAGHINTHSNFGKWEWILEDVQEKIKETF